In one window of Kosmotoga pacifica DNA:
- a CDS encoding sensor histidine kinase, which translates to MYSKSKNILFISLVSILTSLVVVTMSYLLVRSIVINTARRNAVMILREMERVKLHELPPGIFRRIPTSVFLLQNRRVEVLYDALDISNKLDFSQLKDKSFINVAGETMFTAVINTPKGVVAFIQPGENMLNILKKTAFAFFWVWLVSTGIILASAYANYRRTVKSFRELIEKAKEISTKMEGFLPEKGLDSNTARFISALNEMIKRLRASIEEEKRFAANAAHELKTPLANIIGYTSMLLRWGLKDEAVAEKSLSAINVTAKKLNELVSKLLLLSSPMTSLKHERTNVCNFVKAVLNEYKSLFPAYQFQIECRENPVFDLPKEALEIVVKVFLDNAVKYSPENGVISVVVESNRLGVSSMGPEILEEYHDKIFEPFFRLETDREGHGLGLAIAKNVASRFSWKLSVESKEGMNTFWVIFN; encoded by the coding sequence ATGTACTCAAAATCTAAAAATATTCTCTTCATTTCTCTGGTCAGTATCCTCACTTCATTGGTCGTGGTAACCATGTCTTATCTGCTTGTGAGGAGTATAGTTATCAATACGGCCAGAAGAAACGCCGTAATGATATTGCGAGAAATGGAACGCGTTAAATTACATGAACTTCCCCCAGGAATCTTCAGAAGGATTCCAACTTCTGTATTTCTACTCCAGAATAGAAGAGTGGAAGTCCTTTATGATGCGCTTGATATTTCAAATAAGCTTGATTTTTCGCAACTCAAGGATAAAAGTTTCATAAATGTGGCCGGAGAAACGATGTTCACAGCAGTCATTAACACTCCAAAAGGGGTTGTTGCATTCATCCAACCCGGAGAAAATATGTTGAACATTCTCAAAAAGACAGCATTTGCCTTTTTCTGGGTCTGGCTGGTTAGCACGGGCATCATATTGGCTTCCGCTTACGCGAATTATCGAAGAACTGTTAAGAGCTTTAGAGAGTTAATTGAAAAAGCAAAGGAGATATCTACGAAAATGGAAGGCTTCCTCCCAGAAAAAGGTCTGGACTCCAATACCGCCAGATTTATTTCAGCACTAAACGAAATGATCAAAAGACTCAGAGCAAGCATTGAAGAAGAGAAGCGGTTTGCAGCTAATGCCGCTCATGAACTCAAGACTCCACTGGCAAATATCATTGGTTATACCAGCATGCTACTCCGCTGGGGATTGAAAGATGAAGCGGTAGCAGAAAAATCGTTGTCTGCAATAAATGTCACAGCAAAAAAGCTAAATGAACTGGTATCAAAACTCCTTTTGTTGAGTTCACCGATGACAAGCTTAAAACATGAAAGAACGAATGTGTGTAACTTCGTAAAAGCTGTCCTCAATGAATATAAAAGCCTTTTTCCCGCATATCAGTTTCAAATAGAATGCAGGGAAAATCCAGTATTTGATCTACCGAAAGAAGCTCTGGAGATTGTTGTAAAGGTCTTTCTTGACAACGCAGTAAAATACTCTCCTGAGAATGGAGTTATAAGTGTGGTTGTCGAGAGCAACCGACTTGGCGTTTCCAGCATGGGACCGGAGATCCTGGAAGAATACCACGACAAGATCTTTGAGCCGTTCTTCAGACTTGAAACCGATCGAGAAGGCCATGGATTAGGCCTTGCCATCGCAAAAAATGTAGCATCCAGATTTTCATGGAAGCTGTCTGTGGAATCAAAAGAAGGCATGAATACCTTTTGGGTAATATTCAATTGA
- a CDS encoding SoxR reducing system RseC family protein, with translation MREFAVVKDIKEDYVLLRKDRAEACASCSIKESCSAGVTSQEMEIKALKNGVNVSPGDFVEIEVPNFSATKLALLLYGIPLTVFITVLLVMVSLEFSEPISALAAFVAMVAFYAGLSFYDKKNRKKLMPLIIRKVSAKDVFTKIN, from the coding sequence ATGAGAGAATTTGCCGTTGTTAAGGACATAAAAGAAGATTATGTCCTGCTGAGAAAAGATAGGGCTGAAGCCTGTGCAAGTTGCTCGATAAAGGAGTCTTGCTCGGCGGGAGTAACTTCACAAGAAATGGAGATTAAGGCGTTGAAAAACGGTGTCAACGTGTCACCTGGTGATTTCGTGGAGATCGAAGTCCCCAACTTTTCGGCTACGAAACTCGCTCTTTTGTTGTATGGGATCCCCCTCACGGTATTTATCACAGTATTACTGGTGATGGTAAGTTTGGAGTTTTCGGAGCCCATTTCCGCCCTCGCTGCCTTTGTGGCAATGGTCGCGTTTTACGCGGGGCTTTCTTTTTATGACAAAAAAAACAGAAAAAAACTCATGCCACTAATAATCAGAAAGGTAAGTGCAAAGGATGTCTTCACAAAAATTAACTGA
- the ispF gene encoding 2-C-methyl-D-erythritol 2,4-cyclodiphosphate synthase, giving the protein MFRIGIGYDIHPLRHGNKGLYIGGVRVSNEFYSEGHSDGDVLIHAVVDAILGAAGKGNIGILFPETKDNLNRRSIEFLEIIRTEILNDAFELVNIDSVVIVEQIRLMPYLEEMVKNVARALGVGETRISIKPKSGNSMFKDSIQAYATCLLNLRGGKNARIPV; this is encoded by the coding sequence ATGTTTCGGATAGGCATCGGATATGATATCCATCCGTTGAGACATGGCAACAAAGGTCTCTATATTGGTGGGGTTAGGGTTTCAAATGAGTTCTATTCTGAAGGCCATTCCGATGGCGATGTTCTTATTCACGCAGTCGTGGACGCGATACTTGGCGCAGCTGGTAAGGGAAACATCGGAATATTATTTCCAGAGACGAAAGATAATTTGAATAGACGCAGCATTGAATTTCTGGAAATCATACGCACTGAAATACTGAATGACGCGTTTGAACTCGTGAATATCGATAGTGTGGTAATCGTTGAACAAATAAGGCTCATGCCTTATCTCGAAGAGATGGTTAAAAATGTGGCGAGGGCTCTCGGGGTGGGGGAGACCAGGATCAGTATTAAGCCCAAGTCTGGTAATAGTATGTTCAAAGACTCAATCCAGGCATATGCGACTTGCCTTTTAAACCTGAGAGGTGGTAAGAATGCCAGAATTCCGGTATGA
- the dnaN gene encoding DNA polymerase III subunit beta — MRFSIERGEILSRLESVANAVAQKTVKPVLSGVLFRSTAEGKIEMLATDLETAIKTVAAPVHLDGEGAFVVEAKVILEIIKNLPAGEIIFELQDNNLIVRVEKSRFLLPTMSPDQFPEIEPTHGGIEIETSVTVLELMIDRVIFCAAKDEFMRNLNGIYWELQGGFLRLVAADGFRLALAEEKIDTEVEDRFLLTLKSMKDLQSSIRTAVSDDLKIVYDGAKVGFYFDNTEMIARVVDAEFPDYRKVLPKAFKSRVVASTTLFSDAIRRASIAARLGSESIKMELKDQTIKLIARSPEHGESTEELDVKKEGDDLLIAFNPRFLADSIKKIDTEEVELNFVDSNSPLQMNPVDVEGYLYIIMPIRLI, encoded by the coding sequence ATGAGATTTTCCATTGAGCGGGGAGAGATACTCAGTCGGTTGGAATCAGTGGCAAATGCAGTTGCCCAGAAAACGGTCAAACCAGTGCTTTCTGGTGTTTTGTTCAGGTCAACAGCTGAAGGAAAGATTGAAATGCTCGCTACCGATCTTGAGACTGCCATTAAAACCGTTGCCGCCCCCGTGCACCTTGATGGCGAAGGCGCCTTTGTGGTTGAAGCGAAGGTAATTCTCGAAATAATTAAAAACCTGCCTGCCGGGGAAATAATCTTTGAGCTGCAGGATAACAATCTAATAGTTAGAGTTGAAAAGAGCAGGTTCTTATTGCCAACGATGTCTCCCGATCAATTTCCTGAAATAGAGCCAACACATGGTGGGATAGAGATAGAGACTTCCGTAACTGTACTCGAATTGATGATTGATCGGGTGATCTTCTGTGCTGCTAAAGACGAATTCATGAGAAATCTGAATGGAATTTACTGGGAACTGCAAGGAGGTTTTCTGAGACTCGTGGCTGCCGATGGCTTCAGACTTGCTCTGGCCGAAGAAAAGATTGATACAGAAGTAGAAGACCGCTTTCTACTTACTCTCAAAAGTATGAAGGACCTTCAATCAAGTATCAGAACAGCCGTGTCTGACGATCTTAAAATAGTCTATGATGGTGCAAAGGTCGGTTTTTATTTCGACAATACAGAGATGATAGCAAGAGTCGTTGACGCTGAATTTCCAGATTACAGGAAGGTGCTTCCAAAAGCTTTTAAATCCAGGGTAGTTGCCAGTACCACTCTCTTTAGCGATGCCATTCGAAGGGCATCGATTGCCGCCAGGCTCGGTAGCGAATCTATCAAGATGGAACTCAAAGATCAGACCATCAAGCTCATAGCGCGAAGTCCAGAACATGGAGAATCTACTGAAGAGCTCGACGTAAAAAAGGAAGGTGACGACCTCCTCATTGCTTTCAATCCAAGATTCTTGGCTGATTCCATAAAGAAGATAGACACTGAAGAAGTCGAACTGAATTTTGTTGACTCAAACAGTCCGCTTCAGATGAATCCTGTTGATGTGGAAGGATATCTGTACATTATCATGCCCATAAGGCTGATCTGA
- a CDS encoding response regulator transcription factor — translation MRILVIEDDLGLRELLEMELKHYGFEVKVASAGVQALRVFKQYKPDVVILDIMLPQLDGFELLSAFREKCNDTGIIILSVLNTKEKRLKAFELGADDYIAKPFDMEELIARIEALGRRISVAAHFDSVVNINAISLDNALREIRRGNNFVRLTKLEYDIFQILFSRTGNVVKKEDLVLQIWGANKKVSDSVIPVYIKYLREKLEKLNIEIETVRGTGYVLKI, via the coding sequence TTGAGAATTCTAGTGATTGAAGATGACCTTGGACTAAGAGAACTCCTCGAGATGGAATTGAAACACTACGGTTTTGAAGTAAAGGTTGCTTCAGCTGGAGTGCAGGCTTTAAGGGTATTCAAGCAATACAAACCCGATGTTGTCATACTCGACATTATGCTACCACAGCTCGACGGTTTTGAATTACTATCCGCTTTCCGCGAGAAATGCAATGATACAGGGATTATCATTCTCAGTGTCTTGAACACAAAAGAAAAGAGACTAAAGGCCTTCGAACTCGGTGCTGATGATTACATAGCCAAACCCTTCGATATGGAAGAACTTATAGCAAGGATAGAGGCCCTTGGACGAAGGATCAGCGTTGCTGCACATTTTGATTCTGTTGTCAACATAAATGCTATAAGTTTGGATAATGCGTTGAGAGAGATTAGGCGGGGAAATAACTTTGTACGACTCACAAAGCTGGAATATGATATCTTCCAGATTCTTTTCAGTCGTACGGGCAACGTGGTAAAAAAGGAAGACCTTGTTCTTCAAATCTGGGGTGCAAACAAGAAAGTCTCAGACAGCGTTATTCCAGTTTACATCAAGTACCTAAGAGAAAAGCTCGAAAAACTCAATATCGAAATCGAAACAGTCAGGGGGACCGGTTATGTACTCAAAATCTAA
- a CDS encoding ROK family protein, translating to MNGYVVGIDLGGTETKIGIVDYNGNIVEKSIIPTLVSRGSEDVIDRIAESVRKLVHTSGVESKVLGIGVGSPGSIERESGTVIYSPNFPGWKNVPLSRRLEELTGFTTYVENDANAFAIGEWAFGTFKGTPNIVALTLGTGVGGGVISRGELITGSQGFGGELGHVIIEPDGPLCGCGSHGCLEALASATSIVRMAKEFRKRYPDSPVFRQENITARTVFDAAKTGDEMSELVVERATKALAIGIAGFVHIFNPDVIILGGGVSRAGNYLLEKVERKVRSYVMESFRGTFKIALSELVEDAGIKGAASIVYFRSK from the coding sequence ATGAACGGTTACGTTGTAGGTATTGACCTCGGTGGTACAGAAACAAAAATTGGAATCGTTGACTATAACGGCAATATCGTTGAGAAAAGTATCATTCCAACTCTCGTCTCACGAGGTAGCGAAGATGTAATCGACAGAATTGCGGAAAGCGTCAGAAAACTCGTACACACCAGTGGAGTTGAGTCCAAAGTCCTTGGAATAGGTGTCGGCTCACCTGGTTCCATTGAGCGAGAAAGTGGCACAGTTATCTACTCTCCAAACTTTCCAGGATGGAAGAATGTCCCCCTTTCAAGAAGGCTCGAAGAGCTGACAGGGTTCACGACATATGTAGAAAATGATGCCAATGCCTTTGCAATAGGAGAATGGGCCTTTGGCACCTTCAAAGGAACCCCCAACATTGTTGCATTGACCCTTGGTACGGGTGTTGGTGGAGGTGTAATCTCACGTGGCGAGCTGATAACGGGCAGTCAAGGCTTTGGCGGTGAATTGGGACACGTTATAATCGAACCCGATGGACCACTTTGTGGTTGTGGCTCTCATGGTTGCCTTGAAGCCCTCGCATCGGCTACCTCTATTGTCAGGATGGCTAAGGAATTCAGAAAAAGATATCCTGATTCTCCCGTTTTCAGGCAGGAGAATATCACGGCTCGAACAGTTTTCGATGCAGCAAAAACCGGCGACGAAATGTCAGAGCTGGTAGTAGAAAGGGCAACAAAGGCACTGGCAATAGGAATAGCTGGGTTCGTCCACATCTTCAACCCTGATGTTATTATACTTGGTGGTGGTGTTAGTAGAGCCGGGAATTACCTTCTCGAAAAAGTTGAAAGAAAGGTCCGAAGCTATGTAATGGAATCTTTCAGGGGCACATTTAAAATTGCCTTGAGTGAACTTGTGGAAGACGCGGGCATCAAAGGTGCCGCTTCGATAGTGTATTTTAGGTCAAAGTGA
- the nfi gene encoding endonuclease V: MQMKPDNWNLKTDQAIKLQNQLRSRLISSLPEGFELQTLAGVDVSFPGPGVGLCVIVVLSAVTGEVLEIAHHSMKVTFPYIPGLLSFREGPIFVETVTRLKVKPDLYFFDGQGIAHPRGLGLAAHMGLILKKPTIGVAKSHLFGHYEEPGNEKGTWSPLKDDKGGIIGAVVRTRAGKKPVFVSPGHLIDVEHSIEYTLKYTTKFRIPEPTRLAHLWTQKLKKSL, translated from the coding sequence ATGCAAATGAAGCCGGATAACTGGAATCTAAAAACTGATCAGGCAATAAAACTCCAAAACCAGCTTCGTTCTCGCTTGATAAGCAGTTTACCTGAAGGTTTTGAGCTTCAAACTCTGGCTGGTGTCGATGTATCCTTTCCTGGCCCCGGAGTGGGGCTCTGTGTCATTGTTGTGTTATCCGCTGTAACGGGAGAGGTTCTGGAAATTGCTCATCATTCCATGAAAGTCACTTTCCCTTACATACCCGGTCTCCTGTCGTTCAGGGAAGGACCCATATTTGTTGAAACTGTCACCAGACTAAAAGTCAAGCCAGACCTCTACTTTTTCGATGGTCAGGGTATCGCTCATCCAAGGGGATTAGGACTGGCTGCTCACATGGGCTTGATACTGAAAAAGCCAACAATTGGTGTGGCTAAATCACATCTTTTCGGGCATTATGAGGAGCCAGGAAATGAAAAGGGAACTTGGTCTCCCCTGAAAGACGATAAAGGCGGAATCATAGGGGCTGTAGTGAGAACACGAGCGGGGAAGAAACCTGTATTTGTTTCTCCCGGTCATTTAATAGATGTTGAACATTCCATAGAATATACTTTGAAATACACCACAAAATTCAGAATTCCAGAACCCACACGATTGGCACACCTATGGACGCAGAAACTCAAAAAGTCACTTTGA
- a CDS encoding type II secretion system protein GspD: MNSLREILSSIGIDVRTIEVGNSLVLVGTRKQVEEASKIIASFDAEEATETTIESEYIVMDTPEGVGPQELESVLEVLGIPTRVLQVGNFMILTGDATSLADSERLIRNIKMSEASSTATVTTSMLNYRVMAIPENISFEEMTRTAESLEMTLKFEKIGDNVLVIGKDSEINFFDRVITDITKVKETSNKSVMFIKRLSGISATDLSGYLSTRGVEVSVTDVTDGYLLSGSEEELRKAQDFIGYLLSEREKGYRKIKKTTLDSEKLMSVLTELAIDVKLLEFDDSLLLIGKEEELEKAVKVIEDLSVIPTESATVSVEKLSMIKGWDIERIRQYLKFAGIEVENLFEVDDSLIVIGTPGIIERTKELLSLVTGDQGYYLKLEDRSVKGTQLEELISTMSLNVKYIALEDGWLLVGNRVDVEKVRDVLVNAKKQEYVKYIKGITTDATELISLLEEAFPQVDVSVFPNLEMILIKSFDEMSLNAAEAFIKDILNGKRTESLEENIQLHNGMIDIDVEKADLRAVLKEVAKDLGVSLLMDENISDTITISAKGLKWEDFVSILEHKGYTVTTTGSIYAISGKGVKLETPTDSATEEQIYRIYHNVEEFKSLIEFYGGTVYTDPINGIVVVKGIERSRVLEILQRLESTFSSPKKQVKIETKIMDKSLYDNVTKQLQASLNLGSSQPQILFNKDSIGLSFNVIDVVDFPKLLENFITSASATVTASLSEGNNDSDIVSNPSIVALSGEQARIHIGDTIPYTIKKVLEDGTIVEELNYLNTGVEMTITPTINGDGTIMLDLYIKVSDPQQYGDYYGEKTREAQTKLMIADGNSLSIGGLITEKETVNVTKLPFLGDLPFIGKLFTTETKTKEQREMVIIITAKVVEP, translated from the coding sequence GTGAACTCCCTGCGAGAAATTCTTAGTTCAATCGGTATCGACGTAAGAACGATAGAAGTGGGGAACTCCCTCGTTCTCGTTGGAACGAGGAAGCAAGTAGAAGAGGCTTCGAAGATAATTGCTTCCTTCGATGCTGAAGAAGCAACGGAAACGACAATAGAAAGCGAATACATTGTGATGGACACGCCTGAAGGAGTTGGTCCGCAGGAACTAGAAAGCGTGCTCGAGGTACTGGGTATTCCAACTCGTGTTTTACAGGTGGGTAATTTCATGATACTGACCGGTGACGCTACAAGCCTGGCAGACTCTGAAAGGTTGATAAGAAATATAAAGATGTCCGAAGCGTCGTCTACAGCGACGGTAACGACGAGTATGCTTAACTACAGAGTTATGGCAATCCCTGAAAACATCAGTTTTGAAGAAATGACAAGAACAGCTGAAAGTCTTGAGATGACTTTAAAATTCGAAAAGATTGGTGATAACGTCCTTGTTATAGGAAAGGATTCAGAAATTAATTTCTTCGATAGAGTCATTACGGATATCACAAAAGTGAAAGAAACATCGAATAAAAGTGTGATGTTCATCAAAAGACTTTCAGGAATAAGTGCTACCGATTTGAGTGGATATCTCTCAACCAGAGGTGTCGAGGTTTCTGTGACTGATGTTACTGATGGGTACCTCTTATCAGGAAGTGAAGAGGAACTGAGGAAGGCCCAGGATTTCATCGGTTATCTATTAAGTGAGAGGGAGAAAGGTTACCGGAAGATAAAAAAGACAACTCTGGACTCCGAAAAACTCATGAGCGTATTAACGGAACTCGCGATAGATGTAAAGCTTCTGGAATTCGATGATTCTTTATTGCTTATTGGCAAAGAGGAGGAACTCGAAAAAGCTGTAAAAGTTATCGAAGATCTTAGCGTGATCCCAACGGAAAGCGCTACCGTTAGTGTCGAGAAGTTGTCGATGATCAAAGGTTGGGACATTGAACGCATAAGACAGTACCTGAAGTTTGCGGGTATTGAAGTAGAGAATCTCTTTGAAGTAGATGACTCTCTCATAGTTATTGGTACCCCCGGGATCATTGAACGCACAAAAGAACTCCTATCACTGGTTACCGGAGATCAGGGATACTATCTGAAACTTGAAGACAGGAGTGTAAAGGGAACCCAGCTTGAGGAGTTAATTTCAACGATGTCCCTGAACGTTAAATATATCGCCCTCGAAGATGGATGGCTGCTCGTAGGGAATAGAGTCGACGTTGAGAAAGTGCGTGATGTGCTCGTTAATGCGAAAAAGCAAGAATACGTGAAATATATAAAAGGAATTACGACAGATGCCACAGAACTTATTTCTCTTCTCGAAGAAGCTTTTCCGCAGGTGGATGTATCCGTATTCCCCAATCTGGAAATGATACTCATTAAATCGTTCGATGAAATGTCCTTGAACGCTGCCGAGGCCTTCATAAAAGATATTCTTAACGGAAAGCGTACCGAATCTCTGGAAGAGAACATACAACTCCACAATGGAATGATAGATATAGATGTTGAAAAGGCCGATCTTAGAGCCGTTTTGAAGGAAGTTGCAAAAGATCTTGGGGTGTCTTTACTGATGGATGAGAATATCAGTGACACCATCACGATTTCTGCGAAGGGTCTCAAATGGGAGGATTTCGTTTCGATTCTTGAACACAAAGGATACACCGTTACCACGACGGGAAGTATTTACGCTATTTCTGGAAAGGGAGTCAAGCTGGAGACACCGACGGACTCGGCCACTGAAGAACAGATATACAGGATATATCACAACGTTGAAGAGTTCAAATCGCTTATTGAATTCTATGGAGGTACGGTTTATACCGATCCGATCAATGGAATAGTTGTTGTCAAAGGGATCGAAAGATCCAGGGTTCTGGAGATTTTGCAGAGGCTTGAGTCTACCTTTTCGTCTCCAAAGAAACAGGTGAAAATTGAAACTAAGATTATGGACAAATCACTCTACGACAACGTGACAAAACAGCTTCAGGCTTCGCTCAACCTGGGGTCTTCACAGCCACAGATCCTTTTCAACAAAGATTCCATTGGGCTTTCTTTCAATGTCATCGATGTTGTGGACTTCCCCAAATTACTGGAAAACTTTATAACTTCGGCTTCGGCAACAGTTACAGCGAGCTTGAGCGAAGGGAATAACGACTCCGATATCGTTTCGAACCCCTCAATCGTTGCTTTGAGCGGCGAACAGGCAAGAATACATATAGGTGATACCATACCTTATACCATTAAGAAAGTTCTGGAAGACGGAACGATTGTTGAAGAGCTCAATTATCTGAATACCGGTGTTGAGATGACCATCACTCCGACGATAAATGGAGACGGAACGATAATGCTAGATCTCTACATCAAAGTTAGCGACCCACAACAATACGGAGACTACTATGGTGAAAAGACTCGCGAGGCTCAGACAAAATTGATGATCGCAGATGGAAACAGCCTCAGCATAGGCGGACTTATAACCGAAAAGGAGACCGTAAATGTGACAAAGCTGCCTTTCCTCGGCGATCTTCCCTTCATTGGCAAACTCTTTACCACAGAGACTAAGACGAAAGAGCAACGCGAAATGGTCATTATCATCACCGCGAAGGTGGTGGAACCGTAA
- the amrB gene encoding AmmeMemoRadiSam system protein B produces MVRTAVFSGRFYAGFSDELKNQIKTCFLHKIGPGSLPGPVTKKMIGNAGLISPHAGYIYSGPVAANGFYEIASFGRPERVVLIGPNHSGFGSPLSVWPSGEWITPLGTLKIDEEFTNSLIVSTEHLSADTSAHLYEHSLEVQLPFLQYLFGNDFKIVTITMMDQRYETAKLLADNLKELIKDGGTLVVASSDLNHYEDHETTMRKDTLLIERIEERDTHGLFEEAMNKKISACGLGPIATVLMLFENVRILKHATSGDVSGDFLHTVGYLSAVLN; encoded by the coding sequence ATGGTGAGAACAGCAGTTTTTTCAGGAAGGTTTTATGCTGGATTTTCTGACGAGTTAAAAAATCAGATAAAGACTTGTTTTTTGCATAAAATTGGTCCGGGAAGCCTTCCCGGACCTGTTACAAAAAAGATGATCGGAAATGCAGGACTCATTTCTCCCCACGCTGGATACATTTACAGCGGACCCGTCGCTGCGAATGGATTCTATGAGATTGCGAGTTTTGGCAGACCTGAAAGGGTGGTTCTCATAGGTCCAAATCACTCTGGCTTTGGAAGCCCTCTTTCAGTCTGGCCTTCGGGAGAATGGATTACACCGTTGGGGACTCTGAAGATAGACGAAGAGTTCACAAATAGTCTTATAGTCTCTACAGAACATCTTAGTGCAGATACTTCTGCGCATCTGTATGAACATTCTTTGGAAGTACAACTTCCCTTTCTCCAGTACTTGTTCGGGAATGATTTTAAGATCGTGACGATTACGATGATGGATCAGCGCTATGAGACGGCGAAGCTTCTTGCTGACAACCTCAAAGAGCTGATAAAGGATGGTGGAACACTGGTAGTGGCTTCATCGGATTTGAACCATTACGAAGACCATGAAACTACCATGAGAAAAGACACGTTGTTGATTGAACGAATAGAAGAGCGCGATACGCATGGACTCTTCGAAGAGGCTATGAACAAAAAGATTTCTGCCTGCGGTCTTGGTCCAATCGCTACTGTGTTGATGCTTTTCGAAAATGTGAGAATCCTGAAACATGCTACGAGTGGAGATGTTTCCGGAGACTTTCTTCATACTGTGGGATATTTATCAGCTGTACTCAATTGA
- a CDS encoding type II secretion system F family protein, producing the protein MPEFRYEVITSSGKSERGKIVASSKLEALELLNRQGFIVTSIKPIAKASTSGGKTLFPIPTKEISLFARQLATMISSGVRIRDALQVLSSQTVFSNRFRRKIVEIVLAIEGGMTFSEALERSRVFDSLFINLVKAGEAGGVLDETLQRVSEFYESMVELENQVKSAMSYPLFMMAFAIGIVGVIVLFILPNLISAFGANYTPTGIMKLLLSANKLLTNHWLAVIIVLLGAFIGLRTFMKTKYGRIVKDIFVSILPPVRKLREMSALERFSRTLAVLVASGVDLPTALQLSAEVSESTKIIHGMAVAIEDIKAGETIKNSLEKQRIFPSIVVSMINTGEETGKLDEVMFKVSEFYHAQVTTSLKKLVSMVEPLMIIFIGGFIGFLAYTMYNTIFTLEQSVGG; encoded by the coding sequence ATGCCAGAATTCCGGTATGAAGTGATCACTTCTTCTGGAAAAAGCGAACGGGGAAAAATCGTAGCGAGTTCAAAGCTCGAAGCCCTCGAGTTGCTCAACAGACAGGGCTTCATTGTCACATCCATTAAACCCATCGCAAAAGCGAGCACAAGTGGTGGGAAAACGCTTTTTCCCATCCCCACAAAAGAGATCAGTCTCTTTGCCCGACAACTTGCCACCATGATCAGTTCCGGCGTGCGTATCAGGGATGCTCTACAGGTGTTATCGAGTCAAACGGTATTCAGCAACAGATTCAGAAGAAAAATTGTGGAAATCGTGCTCGCCATCGAGGGAGGAATGACTTTCAGTGAGGCGTTGGAACGATCAAGGGTCTTTGACTCATTATTCATAAATCTCGTCAAAGCCGGAGAAGCAGGAGGCGTACTTGATGAAACTCTTCAAAGAGTTTCTGAATTCTACGAGAGCATGGTGGAGCTGGAGAATCAGGTGAAATCTGCTATGTCTTATCCATTGTTTATGATGGCTTTTGCCATAGGTATCGTTGGAGTAATCGTGCTCTTCATCCTTCCCAATTTAATAAGCGCCTTCGGTGCAAATTACACTCCGACTGGAATAATGAAGCTCCTCCTTTCGGCCAACAAACTGTTAACGAATCATTGGTTGGCCGTTATCATCGTGCTGCTTGGAGCTTTTATAGGACTTAGGACCTTCATGAAGACAAAATACGGAAGAATCGTTAAAGATATCTTCGTCTCAATTCTTCCACCGGTCAGAAAATTAAGAGAGATGTCTGCTCTTGAACGGTTTAGCAGAACCCTTGCTGTTCTTGTGGCGAGTGGAGTGGATCTTCCAACTGCGCTTCAGCTCTCTGCCGAAGTCTCAGAAAGTACGAAAATAATTCATGGCATGGCTGTAGCCATTGAAGACATCAAAGCCGGTGAAACTATAAAAAATTCTCTGGAGAAGCAAAGGATTTTTCCTTCAATTGTTGTCAGCATGATAAACACAGGTGAAGAAACAGGAAAGCTCGATGAGGTCATGTTTAAGGTTTCGGAATTTTACCATGCGCAGGTAACCACTTCTCTGAAGAAACTTGTTTCAATGGTAGAGCCCTTAATGATTATTTTCATTGGTGGTTTTATCGGTTTTCTAGCTTATACGATGTACAACACGATCTTCACCCTTGAGCAAAGCGTTGGAGGTTAG